A window of the Motacilla alba alba isolate MOTALB_02 chromosome 17, Motacilla_alba_V1.0_pri, whole genome shotgun sequence genome harbors these coding sequences:
- the TSC1 gene encoding hamartin isoform X6, producing the protein MSQGHVAEIYLVHLHASVYSLFHRLYGMYPCNFVSFLRSHYSMKENLETFEEVVKPMMEHVRIHPELVTGSKDHELDPRRWKRLETHDVVIECAKISLDPAEASYEDGYYSVSRKLCTSSKHHQTDPSASSYIDIQSSYGTSTPYSTPRLTLSQMPGQLPQILSPQSMRLSTEPQQVTIWSPSAVCGMTTPPTSPGIVPSESSQSASQPYSKAFGTSAGGKGTPLGTPATSPPPPCTSDDFVHVSLPSAAATPPKKEDKPDSGRPLLHRQQNVINSDKSLDIPSSKSSVTLSDLPEFLGGLSFEDSAEKDREEDAISKEISEITTDAEHMVPRGGFDSPFYRTNESLSGSQKKTHSAASSVQGHSQTSEPLTSLDKPGPEGARETPKQTFTPIDKPCGGPGESPAGNREETSGELSILTPSPCKVPAQRRVVFGSGQPPLYEHLFEVALPKTAYLFVGKKTEELLKKAKGTQDEDCMSSTSPVEVLDRLIQQGADAHTKELNKLSLPSKSADWTHFGGSPPSDEIHTLRNQLLLLHNQLLYERFKRQQHALRNRRLLRKVIKATALEEHNAAMKDQLKLQEKEIQALKLSLQKEQARYHQFQEEHDNIVAQLHSQIRQLQHDREEFYNQSQELQTKLEDCRNMIADLRLELKKANNKVCHTELLLSQVSQKLSNSESVQQQMEFLNRQLLVLGEVNELYLEQLQHKHTDTTKEVEMLHAAFRKELEKAKLCVQQQSQRLDASQKRIAELESQLAKKDHLFLEQKKYLEDVKIQARGQLQAVESRYKAQKKITQAFELEILDLFGRLEKNSLLKKLEDDKTEAAEAAEESRLDCANEDTAGHSEETLGRNGETKPPSTRGSSSSKGGSSSELSTPEKPQNQRLSSRWETSVLLEPSTTVPLTVGSLPSSKSFLGMKARELFRNKSESQCDEEGVSINRLSDALKTELCKDPSMESKASPSPENLSPKLQESSVGQLHIMDYNETHHDHS; encoded by the exons ATGTCTCAAG GTCATGTGGCAGAGATTTATCTTGTCCATCTTCATGCCAGCGTTTATTCTCTCTTTCATCGTCTTTATGGAATGTATCCTTGCAATTTTGTCTCCTTTCTGCGCTCTCACTACAGTATGAAGGAAAACCTGGAGACCTTTGAAGAAGTAGTCAAG CCAATGATGGAACATGTGCGTATTCATCCAGAGTTAGTGACTGGATCCAAGGACCATGAACTGGACCCACGAAG gtggaaaaggctaGAAACTCATGATGTTGTGATAGAATGTGCCAAAATCTCCCTGGACCCTGCAGAAGCCTCCTATGAAGATGGTTATTACTCTGTGTCTCGGAAACTCTGCACAAGCTCAAAACATCATCAAACTGACCCCAGTGCCAGCTCTTACATTGACATACAGAGCAGCTATG GGACTTCTACCCCATATTCCACTCCTCGGCTAACACTATCACAAATGCCAGGGCAGCTACCTCAGATTCTGAGCCCACAGTCCATGAGGCTGTCAACTGAGCCACAGCAG GTCACCATCTGGAGCCCTTCTGCAGTGTGTGGTATGACCACGCCACCGACATCCCCTGGCATTGTCCCATCAGAGTCATCCCAGTCTGCATCACAACCCtacagcaaagcttttggcacATCTG CAGGGGGGAAAGGAACACCTTTGGGAACACCAGCCACATCTCCTCCTCCACCCTGCACTTCAGATGACTTTGTGCATGTTTCActcccttcagctgctgccacacctcCTAAAAAG gAGGACAAACCAGATTCTGGGAGGCCTTTACTGCACCGACAGCAAAATGTCATAAACAGCGATAAATCATTGG acataCCCAGTAGTAAAAGTTCAGTAACCTTAAGTGATCTTCCAGAGTTTTTAGGTGGGTTGTCGTTTGAAGATAGCGCTGAGAAGGACAGAGAGGAAG ATGCAATATCTAAAGAGATCTCCGAGATCACCACCGATGCTGAACACATGGTGCCTAGAGGAGGATTTGACTCCCCGTTTTACCGCACAAACGAAAGTCTGTCAGGCTCTCAGAAGAAGACCCACTCAGCAGCCTCCAGTGTTCAGGGACACAGTCAGACCTCTGAGCCTTTAACATCTCTGGACAAGCCTGGGCCTGAGGGTGCACGGGAAACACCCAAACAAACGTTTACTCCCATAGACAAGCCCTGTGGAGGCCCTGGGGAAAGCcctgctgggaacagggaagAAACCTCTGGGGAGCTGAGTATTCTCACTCCCAGTCCTTGTAAAGTACCAGCACAAAGGAGAGTGGTGTTTGGGAGTGGGCAGCCTCCCCTCTATGAGCACCTCTTTGAGGTTGCATTACCAAAGACTGCCTACCTCTTTGTTGGCAAGAAGACTGAGGAGCTGCTAAAGAAAGCCAAGGGAACCCAGGATGAAGACTGTATGTCCTCGACTTCTCCCGTGGAAGTGCTGGACAGGCTGATTCAGCAAGGAGCAGATGCACACACTAAGGAGCTGAACAA attGTCTCTGCCAAGCAAATCTGCTGACTGGACTCACTTTGGAG GTTCTCCCCCCTCGGATGAGATTCACACCCTGAGGaaccagctgcttctgctgcacaACCAGCTGCTGTACGAGCGCTTCAAGAGGCAGCAGCACGCGCTGCGCAACCGCCGGCTGCTGCGCAAAGTCATCAAAGCCACGGCCCTGGAGGAGCACAATGCTGCCATG AAAGATCAGctgaaactgcaggaaaaggagatCCAGGCCTTGAAACTGAGTCTGCAGAAAGAACAGGCAAGGTACCACCAGTTTCAGGAGGAACATGATAATATTGTGGCTCAGCTTCACAGCCAGATCCGACAGCTGCAGCACGACCGGGAGGAATTCTACAACCAGAGCCAGGAATTGCAG ACCAAGCTGGAAGACTGCAGGAACATGATAGCAGATCTGAGGTTAGAGTTAAAGAAGGCAAACAACAAGGTGTGTCACACTGAATTGCTGCTTAGCCAAGTTTCTCAAAAG CTTTCCAACAGTGAATCGGTGCAACAGCAGATGGAGTTCTtgaacaggcagctgctggttcTTGGGGAGGTCAATGAGCTGtacctggagcagctgcagcacaagcaCACAGACACTACAAAG GAGGTTGAAATGTTGCACGCTGCTTTTCGGAAAGAACTGGAGAAAGCAAAGTTGTGTGTtcagcagcaaagccaaaggCTCGATGCTTCCCAGAAAAGGATAGCTGAACTGGAATCTCAGCTTGCAAAAAAGGACCACCTCTTCCTGGAGCAAAAGAAATACCTGGAAGATGTTAAAATCCAAGCAAG GGGTCAGCTGCAGGCAGTAGAAAGCAGGTACAaggctcagaaaaaaatcacccaggCATTTGAACTGGAGATCTTGGATCTGTTTGGGCGGCTGGAGAAGAACAGTCTACTGAAAAAACTTGAAGATGataaaacagaagcagctgaagcagcagaagaaag CAGGCTGGATTGTGCTAATGAAGATACAGCAGGACACAGTGAAGAAACACTGGGTAGAAATGGAGAGACCAAACCTCCCAGCACCCGAGGCAGCAGTAGCAGTAaggggggcagcagcagcgagcTCTCCaccccagaaaaaccccagaacCAGAGGCTGAGCAGTCGCTGGGAGACATCCGTGTTGCTGGAGCCCTCGACTACTGTCCCACTGACTGTAGGTTCACTCCCCAGCTCCAAGAGCTTCCTTGGAATGAAGGCACGAGAATTATTTCGCAACAAGAGTGAGAGCCAGTGCGATGAGGAGGGGGTCAGCATCAACAGGCTGTCTGATGCCCTAAAGACTGAACTATGTAAAGATCCAAGCATGGAGTCAAAGGCCTCTCCAAGCCCCGAAAACCTCTCGCCTAAGCTCCAGGAAAGCAGTGTTGGACAGCTTCATATCATGGACTACAATGAAACTCATCATGACCACAGTTAA
- the TSC1 gene encoding hamartin isoform X5, with protein sequence MAQQGNVGELLSMLDSPILGVLEDITAAFKDNLICDRGPMLVNNLVDYYLETNSQQALHILSTLQEPHDKHLLDKINDYMGKAATRLPTLSLLGHVIRRQPSWKHKLSQAPLLLSLLKCLKTDTDVVVLTTGVLVLITMLPMIPQSGKQYLHDFFGIFGRLSAWCLQNPGHVAEIYLVHLHASVYSLFHRLYGMYPCNFVSFLRSHYSMKENLETFEEVVKPMMEHVRIHPELVTGSKDHELDPRRWKRLETHDVVIECAKISLDPAEASYEDGYYSVSRKLCTSSKHHQTDPSASSYIDIQSSYGTSTPYSTPRLTLSQMPGQLPQILSPQSMRLSTEPQQVTIWSPSAVCGMTTPPTSPGIVPSESSQSASQPYSKAFGTSGGKGTPLGTPATSPPPPCTSDDFVHVSLPSAAATPPKKEDKPDSGRPLLHRQQNVINSDKSLDIPSSKSSVTLSDLPEFLGGLSFEDSAEKDREEDAISKEISEITTDAEHMVPRGGFDSPFYRTNESLSGSQKKTHSAASSVQGHSQTSEPLTSLDKPGPEGARETPKQTFTPIDKPCGGPGESPAGNREETSGELSILTPSPCKVPAQRRVVFGSGQPPLYEHLFEVALPKTAYLFVGKKTEELLKKAKGTQDEDCMSSTSPVEVLDRLIQQGADAHTKELNKLSLPSKSADWTHFGGSPPSDEIHTLRNQLLLLHNQLLYERFKRQQHALRNRRLLRKVIKATALEEHNAAMKDQLKLQEKEIQALKLSLQKEQARYHQFQEEHDNIVAQLHSQIRQLQHDREEFYNQSQELQTKLEDCRNMIADLRLELKKANNKVCHTELLLSQVSQKLSNSESVQQQMEFLNRQLLVLGEVNELYLEQLQHKHTDTTKEVEMLHAAFRKELEKAKLCVQQQSQRLDASQKRIAELESQLAKKDHLFLEQKKYLEDVKIQARGQLQAVESRYKAQKKITQAFELEILDLFGRLEKNSLLKKLEDDKTEAAEAAEERLDCANEDTAGHSEETLGRNGETKPPSTRGSSSSKGGSSSELSTPEKPQNQRLSSRWETSVLLEPSTTVPLTVGSLPSSKSFLGMKARELFRNKSESQCDEEGVSINRLSDALKTELCKDPSMESKASPSPENLSPKLQESSVGQLHIMDYNETHHDHS encoded by the exons ATGGCACAGCAAGGAAATGTTGGTGAGCTCCTCTCAATGCTGGATTCTCCAATTCTGGGTGTCCTGGAAGATATAACAGCTGCATTCAAAGATAATCTCATTTGTG ACCGTGGGCCTATGCTTGTCAACAACCTGGTGGACTATTACTTGGAAACCAATTCTCAGCAGGCACTGCATATTCTGTCCACTCTGCAAGAGCCTCAtgacaag CATCTACTGGACAAAATTAATGATTATATGGGCAAAGCTGCTACTCGTTTACCCACCCTCTCTCTGCTGGGACACGTGATAAGACGACAACCATCTTGGAAACACAAACTTTCTCAAGCACCTCTCCTGCTTTCATTACTTAAATGTCTCAAG ACTGACACAGATGTAGTAGTACTCACCACAGGTGTCCTAGTGCTAATAACCATGTTGCCAATGATTCCTCAGTCTGGCAAACAGTACCTTCATGATTTCTTTGGTATCTTTGGGCGTCTCTCAGCCTGGTGCTTGCAGAATCCAG GTCATGTGGCAGAGATTTATCTTGTCCATCTTCATGCCAGCGTTTATTCTCTCTTTCATCGTCTTTATGGAATGTATCCTTGCAATTTTGTCTCCTTTCTGCGCTCTCACTACAGTATGAAGGAAAACCTGGAGACCTTTGAAGAAGTAGTCAAG CCAATGATGGAACATGTGCGTATTCATCCAGAGTTAGTGACTGGATCCAAGGACCATGAACTGGACCCACGAAG gtggaaaaggctaGAAACTCATGATGTTGTGATAGAATGTGCCAAAATCTCCCTGGACCCTGCAGAAGCCTCCTATGAAGATGGTTATTACTCTGTGTCTCGGAAACTCTGCACAAGCTCAAAACATCATCAAACTGACCCCAGTGCCAGCTCTTACATTGACATACAGAGCAGCTATG GGACTTCTACCCCATATTCCACTCCTCGGCTAACACTATCACAAATGCCAGGGCAGCTACCTCAGATTCTGAGCCCACAGTCCATGAGGCTGTCAACTGAGCCACAGCAG GTCACCATCTGGAGCCCTTCTGCAGTGTGTGGTATGACCACGCCACCGACATCCCCTGGCATTGTCCCATCAGAGTCATCCCAGTCTGCATCACAACCCtacagcaaagcttttggcacATCTG GGGGGAAAGGAACACCTTTGGGAACACCAGCCACATCTCCTCCTCCACCCTGCACTTCAGATGACTTTGTGCATGTTTCActcccttcagctgctgccacacctcCTAAAAAG gAGGACAAACCAGATTCTGGGAGGCCTTTACTGCACCGACAGCAAAATGTCATAAACAGCGATAAATCATTGG acataCCCAGTAGTAAAAGTTCAGTAACCTTAAGTGATCTTCCAGAGTTTTTAGGTGGGTTGTCGTTTGAAGATAGCGCTGAGAAGGACAGAGAGGAAG ATGCAATATCTAAAGAGATCTCCGAGATCACCACCGATGCTGAACACATGGTGCCTAGAGGAGGATTTGACTCCCCGTTTTACCGCACAAACGAAAGTCTGTCAGGCTCTCAGAAGAAGACCCACTCAGCAGCCTCCAGTGTTCAGGGACACAGTCAGACCTCTGAGCCTTTAACATCTCTGGACAAGCCTGGGCCTGAGGGTGCACGGGAAACACCCAAACAAACGTTTACTCCCATAGACAAGCCCTGTGGAGGCCCTGGGGAAAGCcctgctgggaacagggaagAAACCTCTGGGGAGCTGAGTATTCTCACTCCCAGTCCTTGTAAAGTACCAGCACAAAGGAGAGTGGTGTTTGGGAGTGGGCAGCCTCCCCTCTATGAGCACCTCTTTGAGGTTGCATTACCAAAGACTGCCTACCTCTTTGTTGGCAAGAAGACTGAGGAGCTGCTAAAGAAAGCCAAGGGAACCCAGGATGAAGACTGTATGTCCTCGACTTCTCCCGTGGAAGTGCTGGACAGGCTGATTCAGCAAGGAGCAGATGCACACACTAAGGAGCTGAACAA attGTCTCTGCCAAGCAAATCTGCTGACTGGACTCACTTTGGAG GTTCTCCCCCCTCGGATGAGATTCACACCCTGAGGaaccagctgcttctgctgcacaACCAGCTGCTGTACGAGCGCTTCAAGAGGCAGCAGCACGCGCTGCGCAACCGCCGGCTGCTGCGCAAAGTCATCAAAGCCACGGCCCTGGAGGAGCACAATGCTGCCATG AAAGATCAGctgaaactgcaggaaaaggagatCCAGGCCTTGAAACTGAGTCTGCAGAAAGAACAGGCAAGGTACCACCAGTTTCAGGAGGAACATGATAATATTGTGGCTCAGCTTCACAGCCAGATCCGACAGCTGCAGCACGACCGGGAGGAATTCTACAACCAGAGCCAGGAATTGCAG ACCAAGCTGGAAGACTGCAGGAACATGATAGCAGATCTGAGGTTAGAGTTAAAGAAGGCAAACAACAAGGTGTGTCACACTGAATTGCTGCTTAGCCAAGTTTCTCAAAAG CTTTCCAACAGTGAATCGGTGCAACAGCAGATGGAGTTCTtgaacaggcagctgctggttcTTGGGGAGGTCAATGAGCTGtacctggagcagctgcagcacaagcaCACAGACACTACAAAG GAGGTTGAAATGTTGCACGCTGCTTTTCGGAAAGAACTGGAGAAAGCAAAGTTGTGTGTtcagcagcaaagccaaaggCTCGATGCTTCCCAGAAAAGGATAGCTGAACTGGAATCTCAGCTTGCAAAAAAGGACCACCTCTTCCTGGAGCAAAAGAAATACCTGGAAGATGTTAAAATCCAAGCAAG GGGTCAGCTGCAGGCAGTAGAAAGCAGGTACAaggctcagaaaaaaatcacccaggCATTTGAACTGGAGATCTTGGATCTGTTTGGGCGGCTGGAGAAGAACAGTCTACTGAAAAAACTTGAAGATGataaaacagaagcagctgaagcagcagaagaaag GCTGGATTGTGCTAATGAAGATACAGCAGGACACAGTGAAGAAACACTGGGTAGAAATGGAGAGACCAAACCTCCCAGCACCCGAGGCAGCAGTAGCAGTAaggggggcagcagcagcgagcTCTCCaccccagaaaaaccccagaacCAGAGGCTGAGCAGTCGCTGGGAGACATCCGTGTTGCTGGAGCCCTCGACTACTGTCCCACTGACTGTAGGTTCACTCCCCAGCTCCAAGAGCTTCCTTGGAATGAAGGCACGAGAATTATTTCGCAACAAGAGTGAGAGCCAGTGCGATGAGGAGGGGGTCAGCATCAACAGGCTGTCTGATGCCCTAAAGACTGAACTATGTAAAGATCCAAGCATGGAGTCAAAGGCCTCTCCAAGCCCCGAAAACCTCTCGCCTAAGCTCCAGGAAAGCAGTGTTGGACAGCTTCATATCATGGACTACAATGAAACTCATCATGACCACAGTTAA
- the TSC1 gene encoding hamartin isoform X2 → MAQQGNVGELLSMLDSPILGVLEDITAAFKDNLICDRGPMLVNNLVDYYLETNSQQALHILSTLQEPHDKHLLDKINDYMGKAATRLPTLSLLGHVIRRQPSWKHKLSQAPLLLSLLKCLKTDTDVVVLTTGVLVLITMLPMIPQSGKQYLHDFFGIFGRLSAWCLQNPGHVAEIYLVHLHASVYSLFHRLYGMYPCNFVSFLRSHYSMKENLETFEEVVKPMMEHVRIHPELVTGSKDHELDPRRWKRLETHDVVIECAKISLDPAEASYEDGYYSVSRKLCTSSKHHQTDPSASSYIDIQSSYGTSTPYSTPRLTLSQMPGQLPQILSPQSMRLSTEPQQVTIWSPSAVCGMTTPPTSPGIVPSESSQSASQPYSKAFGTSAGGKGTPLGTPATSPPPPCTSDDFVHVSLPSAAATPPKKEDKPDSGRPLLHRQQNVINSDKSLDIPSSKSSVTLSDLPEFLGGLSFEDSAEKDREEDAISKEISEITTDAEHMVPRGGFDSPFYRTNESLSGSQKKTHSAASSVQGHSQTSEPLTSLDKPGPEGARETPKQTFTPIDKPCGGPGESPAGNREETSGELSILTPSPCKVPAQRRVVFGSGQPPLYEHLFEVALPKTAYLFVGKKTEELLKKAKGTQDEDCMSSTSPVEVLDRLIQQGADAHTKELNKLSLPSKSADWTHFGGSPPSDEIHTLRNQLLLLHNQLLYERFKRQQHALRNRRLLRKVIKATALEEHNAAMKDQLKLQEKEIQALKLSLQKEQARYHQFQEEHDNIVAQLHSQIRQLQHDREEFYNQSQELQTKLEDCRNMIADLRLELKKANNKVCHTELLLSQVSQKLSNSESVQQQMEFLNRQLLVLGEVNELYLEQLQHKHTDTTKEVEMLHAAFRKELEKAKLCVQQQSQRLDASQKRIAELESQLAKKDHLFLEQKKYLEDVKIQARGQLQAVESRYKAQKKITQAFELEILDLFGRLEKNSLLKKLEDDKTEAAEAAEERLDCANEDTAGHSEETLGRNGETKPPSTRGSSSSKGGSSSELSTPEKPQNQRLSSRWETSVLLEPSTTVPLTVGSLPSSKSFLGMKARELFRNKSESQCDEEGVSINRLSDALKTELCKDPSMESKASPSPENLSPKLQESSVGQLHIMDYNETHHDHS, encoded by the exons ATGGCACAGCAAGGAAATGTTGGTGAGCTCCTCTCAATGCTGGATTCTCCAATTCTGGGTGTCCTGGAAGATATAACAGCTGCATTCAAAGATAATCTCATTTGTG ACCGTGGGCCTATGCTTGTCAACAACCTGGTGGACTATTACTTGGAAACCAATTCTCAGCAGGCACTGCATATTCTGTCCACTCTGCAAGAGCCTCAtgacaag CATCTACTGGACAAAATTAATGATTATATGGGCAAAGCTGCTACTCGTTTACCCACCCTCTCTCTGCTGGGACACGTGATAAGACGACAACCATCTTGGAAACACAAACTTTCTCAAGCACCTCTCCTGCTTTCATTACTTAAATGTCTCAAG ACTGACACAGATGTAGTAGTACTCACCACAGGTGTCCTAGTGCTAATAACCATGTTGCCAATGATTCCTCAGTCTGGCAAACAGTACCTTCATGATTTCTTTGGTATCTTTGGGCGTCTCTCAGCCTGGTGCTTGCAGAATCCAG GTCATGTGGCAGAGATTTATCTTGTCCATCTTCATGCCAGCGTTTATTCTCTCTTTCATCGTCTTTATGGAATGTATCCTTGCAATTTTGTCTCCTTTCTGCGCTCTCACTACAGTATGAAGGAAAACCTGGAGACCTTTGAAGAAGTAGTCAAG CCAATGATGGAACATGTGCGTATTCATCCAGAGTTAGTGACTGGATCCAAGGACCATGAACTGGACCCACGAAG gtggaaaaggctaGAAACTCATGATGTTGTGATAGAATGTGCCAAAATCTCCCTGGACCCTGCAGAAGCCTCCTATGAAGATGGTTATTACTCTGTGTCTCGGAAACTCTGCACAAGCTCAAAACATCATCAAACTGACCCCAGTGCCAGCTCTTACATTGACATACAGAGCAGCTATG GGACTTCTACCCCATATTCCACTCCTCGGCTAACACTATCACAAATGCCAGGGCAGCTACCTCAGATTCTGAGCCCACAGTCCATGAGGCTGTCAACTGAGCCACAGCAG GTCACCATCTGGAGCCCTTCTGCAGTGTGTGGTATGACCACGCCACCGACATCCCCTGGCATTGTCCCATCAGAGTCATCCCAGTCTGCATCACAACCCtacagcaaagcttttggcacATCTG CAGGGGGGAAAGGAACACCTTTGGGAACACCAGCCACATCTCCTCCTCCACCCTGCACTTCAGATGACTTTGTGCATGTTTCActcccttcagctgctgccacacctcCTAAAAAG gAGGACAAACCAGATTCTGGGAGGCCTTTACTGCACCGACAGCAAAATGTCATAAACAGCGATAAATCATTGG acataCCCAGTAGTAAAAGTTCAGTAACCTTAAGTGATCTTCCAGAGTTTTTAGGTGGGTTGTCGTTTGAAGATAGCGCTGAGAAGGACAGAGAGGAAG ATGCAATATCTAAAGAGATCTCCGAGATCACCACCGATGCTGAACACATGGTGCCTAGAGGAGGATTTGACTCCCCGTTTTACCGCACAAACGAAAGTCTGTCAGGCTCTCAGAAGAAGACCCACTCAGCAGCCTCCAGTGTTCAGGGACACAGTCAGACCTCTGAGCCTTTAACATCTCTGGACAAGCCTGGGCCTGAGGGTGCACGGGAAACACCCAAACAAACGTTTACTCCCATAGACAAGCCCTGTGGAGGCCCTGGGGAAAGCcctgctgggaacagggaagAAACCTCTGGGGAGCTGAGTATTCTCACTCCCAGTCCTTGTAAAGTACCAGCACAAAGGAGAGTGGTGTTTGGGAGTGGGCAGCCTCCCCTCTATGAGCACCTCTTTGAGGTTGCATTACCAAAGACTGCCTACCTCTTTGTTGGCAAGAAGACTGAGGAGCTGCTAAAGAAAGCCAAGGGAACCCAGGATGAAGACTGTATGTCCTCGACTTCTCCCGTGGAAGTGCTGGACAGGCTGATTCAGCAAGGAGCAGATGCACACACTAAGGAGCTGAACAA attGTCTCTGCCAAGCAAATCTGCTGACTGGACTCACTTTGGAG GTTCTCCCCCCTCGGATGAGATTCACACCCTGAGGaaccagctgcttctgctgcacaACCAGCTGCTGTACGAGCGCTTCAAGAGGCAGCAGCACGCGCTGCGCAACCGCCGGCTGCTGCGCAAAGTCATCAAAGCCACGGCCCTGGAGGAGCACAATGCTGCCATG AAAGATCAGctgaaactgcaggaaaaggagatCCAGGCCTTGAAACTGAGTCTGCAGAAAGAACAGGCAAGGTACCACCAGTTTCAGGAGGAACATGATAATATTGTGGCTCAGCTTCACAGCCAGATCCGACAGCTGCAGCACGACCGGGAGGAATTCTACAACCAGAGCCAGGAATTGCAG ACCAAGCTGGAAGACTGCAGGAACATGATAGCAGATCTGAGGTTAGAGTTAAAGAAGGCAAACAACAAGGTGTGTCACACTGAATTGCTGCTTAGCCAAGTTTCTCAAAAG CTTTCCAACAGTGAATCGGTGCAACAGCAGATGGAGTTCTtgaacaggcagctgctggttcTTGGGGAGGTCAATGAGCTGtacctggagcagctgcagcacaagcaCACAGACACTACAAAG GAGGTTGAAATGTTGCACGCTGCTTTTCGGAAAGAACTGGAGAAAGCAAAGTTGTGTGTtcagcagcaaagccaaaggCTCGATGCTTCCCAGAAAAGGATAGCTGAACTGGAATCTCAGCTTGCAAAAAAGGACCACCTCTTCCTGGAGCAAAAGAAATACCTGGAAGATGTTAAAATCCAAGCAAG GGGTCAGCTGCAGGCAGTAGAAAGCAGGTACAaggctcagaaaaaaatcacccaggCATTTGAACTGGAGATCTTGGATCTGTTTGGGCGGCTGGAGAAGAACAGTCTACTGAAAAAACTTGAAGATGataaaacagaagcagctgaagcagcagaagaaag GCTGGATTGTGCTAATGAAGATACAGCAGGACACAGTGAAGAAACACTGGGTAGAAATGGAGAGACCAAACCTCCCAGCACCCGAGGCAGCAGTAGCAGTAaggggggcagcagcagcgagcTCTCCaccccagaaaaaccccagaacCAGAGGCTGAGCAGTCGCTGGGAGACATCCGTGTTGCTGGAGCCCTCGACTACTGTCCCACTGACTGTAGGTTCACTCCCCAGCTCCAAGAGCTTCCTTGGAATGAAGGCACGAGAATTATTTCGCAACAAGAGTGAGAGCCAGTGCGATGAGGAGGGGGTCAGCATCAACAGGCTGTCTGATGCCCTAAAGACTGAACTATGTAAAGATCCAAGCATGGAGTCAAAGGCCTCTCCAAGCCCCGAAAACCTCTCGCCTAAGCTCCAGGAAAGCAGTGTTGGACAGCTTCATATCATGGACTACAATGAAACTCATCATGACCACAGTTAA